A part of Candidatus Stygibacter australis genomic DNA contains:
- a CDS encoding M14 family zinc carboxypeptidase has translation MKKLVLIIFILAVMNIWGLDPIYHSNAEIAAELDSLQQQYPDIMLVRELGLTATDAQPVLAVKISNNVTVDEDEPAVLFLGQCHAEEIMGVEISMALINKLLLYHNATPYSWWLESIEIWIVPTHNPEGLQVVTDEWDVTYRKNKTDMNNNGLFDYEVGVGHDLDGVDLNRNYDFNWVHGDTLWCPEGDQLFDYYRGPAPFSEPEAQYVKALSDEQHFIYSIAWHSSRTGLLSQKIFYPWDWEGVKPCVDLAFNTDMGSTVAHLIENESGTGYYEPSATDGRNSKAHDWFYNEYGTLQFEIEAGTSNLQPGPELLQDTIDRCINAPYYLMNRIIGNNADKAMITGHVTDAVTGEPLQAEYFIEGHNAPSFTPRFSDELYGRFWWQCESTTYTLHIRKKGYQDYISSVSVSNYLWATREVELQPLPEASITGNVSFSGESVDLIVKVCHEMGDEYFNFPAGEQEYNIDWWEGETEVVFIAGGYATQFAYMDLAEGVNNYDIQMEPEVVLFSEDWQGDFSQWNVDGDWYIGIDPVYGIPSAKDTSERFYANSSESTLEIAGFFNF, from the coding sequence ATGAAGAAATTAGTATTAATAATATTCATCCTGGCAGTTATGAATATCTGGGGTCTTGATCCCATTTATCATTCTAATGCTGAAATTGCTGCAGAGCTGGATTCATTGCAGCAGCAATATCCCGATATAATGCTGGTTCGCGAATTAGGTCTAACGGCTACTGACGCACAACCGGTATTAGCTGTGAAAATATCTAATAATGTAACTGTGGATGAAGATGAGCCGGCAGTTCTGTTTTTAGGGCAGTGTCATGCCGAAGAGATTATGGGTGTGGAAATCAGCATGGCTTTGATCAATAAGTTGTTGTTATATCATAATGCCACTCCCTACAGTTGGTGGTTAGAAAGTATAGAAATCTGGATAGTGCCAACGCACAATCCTGAGGGATTGCAGGTTGTAACAGATGAATGGGATGTCACCTATCGCAAAAATAAAACTGACATGAATAATAATGGTCTTTTTGATTATGAGGTGGGTGTGGGACATGACCTGGATGGCGTGGACTTGAACCGTAATTATGATTTTAACTGGGTTCATGGAGACACCCTTTGGTGTCCGGAAGGTGATCAGCTATTTGATTACTATCGTGGACCAGCGCCATTTTCAGAACCGGAAGCGCAATATGTGAAGGCATTGTCAGATGAACAGCATTTCATCTATTCCATTGCCTGGCATTCCTCTCGGACTGGACTTCTTTCTCAGAAGATTTTTTATCCCTGGGACTGGGAAGGAGTAAAGCCCTGCGTAGATTTAGCATTTAATACTGATATGGGTAGTACTGTGGCTCACCTGATAGAAAACGAGAGCGGCACAGGTTATTATGAGCCTTCAGCAACGGATGGCAGAAATTCCAAAGCTCATGACTGGTTTTATAATGAATATGGGACTTTACAATTTGAGATTGAAGCAGGAACATCTAACTTGCAGCCAGGACCTGAACTATTGCAGGATACAATTGATCGGTGTATAAATGCACCATATTATCTGATGAACCGTATCATTGGAAATAATGCAGATAAGGCAATGATTACAGGTCATGTAACTGATGCAGTAACAGGAGAGCCCTTACAGGCAGAATATTTTATTGAAGGACATAATGCACCCTCCTTTACTCCCCGCTTCAGCGATGAGCTTTATGGTCGATTCTGGTGGCAGTGCGAGAGTACAACCTATACTTTGCATATACGTAAAAAAGGCTATCAGGATTACATTTCTTCAGTATCAGTGAGTAATTATCTCTGGGCAACGCGTGAAGTGGAATTGCAGCCCTTGCCAGAAGCCAGTATTACGGGAAATGTCTCTTTTTCTGGTGAATCGGTTGACCTTATTGTAAAGGTTTGCCACGAGATGGGTGATGAATATTTCAATTTCCCTGCCGGTGAGCAGGAATATAATATTGACTGGTGGGAAGGAGAAACTGAAGTAGTATTTATTGCAGGTGGTTATGCCACCCAATTTGCTTATATGGACCTTGCAGAAGGGGTGAATAATTACGATATCCAGATGGAACCAGAGGTAGTGCTTTTTAGTGAAGACTGGCAAGGTGATTTCTCACAGTGGAATGTAGATGGAGACTGGTATATTGGAATTGATCCTGTTTATGGAATTCCATCAGCCAAGGATACATCTGAACGGTTTTATGCAAATTCTTCTGAAAGCACTTTAGAAATTGCTGGTTTCTTTAATTTT
- a CDS encoding T9SS type A sorting domain-containing protein yields the protein MRKAFFIVVILIGLASLLGQVEWQLDGVPVRQGVNIEWFRSAIDLPGGGCVLTWSDTRRGDRDVFAQRLDSDGNWMWGDSGVLINGEIDRQEDIVVINGAGDETIFAWVDFRNEIAGDIYAQKLDGDGNLMWDLEGVPLCLAEDIQISLNIVTDADGGAYIIWLDSRNTGGVDIYGSHILSDGSIAAGWGDDGSSIISANGAQTQHTFWEDGEGGAVCVWHDEREPTNQNLYMQRIDSEGNHLWGENGTVLCDAPTIQESGKITPDGDGGFIISWRDRRLDDGGDIFANRIDLDGNILWANDLEVYVGVGDQTNPRITEASDGGALVTWEDNRNDATYADLYAQKINLDGTIAWDAAGVAVCEEEYHQLNPRLVGDENGGCWIIWDDGRVQDHPHEDIYFQHIDGSGNAVLETNGRIVCDAFGLQSAPLIKKDVNNQIYLIWSDERTGSVGIREQLIDADGNFLLDDDENEIYYGLCGDGTNYQILGKPDSRMLFWEDTRKSVIASQIYMQVMNDDGSFGLIEDGVPITEMTGANQLNMQSELMGDNAVLVWEELRGDMIKTYTQLVDEDANHYWGDAEGMGLQLSNRDTNQHHAHLSVMGDAVYYGWSDVDQDFVNPTYQVCAQKVVNGEIQWDEDAVIVADNVGDDVLRDIVENYFIWELQTSPDFDVYVNKLDDNGEVSANWSENGIRVCGAVLHQLNPQAMMTSAGLLVMWEDLRSGVDVDIYGQIISADGETLWEDDGIPFVVQSNDQSGFQMEYYQDNIYLIWNDMRDSLDYDIYIQKYDLDGNEQWQAGGVPVAVKPGQQANPAFTFLGNTILVYWDDLVAENDINLFSQKLYLNGTLVAGWPQGGTEICAAIKNQQNPVADTDGIEYSFVIWSDFRSSGKTDIYNIYAQKLSHPDNAQDVNELDGLIDISLNNYPNPFHTGTILSFDLGRDYLEDGVVEIFNVKGQKVRTLEATTNQVYWDGCNTNGKLAATGIYMYQFSNKNFSSTVSKMILIK from the coding sequence ATGAGGAAAGCATTTTTTATAGTGGTGATATTGATTGGACTGGCTTCACTCTTAGGACAGGTTGAATGGCAACTGGATGGAGTTCCAGTTCGTCAGGGAGTAAATATTGAATGGTTCAGAAGTGCAATCGACCTTCCGGGAGGCGGATGTGTGTTAACCTGGAGTGACACCCGCAGGGGAGATCGTGACGTATTTGCTCAAAGATTGGATTCAGACGGAAATTGGATGTGGGGTGATTCTGGAGTATTGATCAATGGCGAGATCGACCGTCAGGAAGATATTGTGGTGATCAATGGAGCTGGAGACGAGACAATTTTTGCCTGGGTAGATTTCCGTAATGAGATCGCTGGCGATATATATGCACAGAAGCTTGACGGTGATGGAAACCTGATGTGGGATCTGGAAGGAGTGCCATTATGTCTGGCAGAAGATATTCAGATATCATTGAATATTGTAACTGATGCAGATGGTGGAGCTTATATAATCTGGCTTGACAGCCGGAATACTGGCGGAGTTGATATTTATGGTTCACATATATTATCAGATGGCAGCATTGCTGCAGGCTGGGGTGATGATGGCAGTTCAATAATATCAGCTAATGGAGCTCAGACTCAGCATACATTCTGGGAAGATGGAGAAGGTGGAGCCGTGTGCGTTTGGCACGACGAGCGTGAACCTACAAATCAGAATTTATATATGCAGCGGATAGATTCCGAAGGCAATCATCTCTGGGGAGAGAATGGCACCGTATTATGTGATGCACCCACAATTCAGGAAAGTGGCAAGATTACGCCAGATGGTGATGGTGGATTTATAATTTCCTGGAGAGATAGAAGGTTGGATGATGGTGGAGATATTTTTGCTAACCGGATAGATTTAGATGGAAATATTCTTTGGGCAAATGATTTAGAAGTATATGTGGGAGTGGGCGATCAGACAAATCCTCGCATCACAGAAGCATCAGATGGTGGAGCCCTGGTAACCTGGGAAGATAATCGTAATGATGCCACTTATGCAGATCTTTACGCTCAAAAAATAAATCTGGATGGAACAATAGCCTGGGATGCAGCAGGTGTAGCAGTATGTGAAGAAGAATACCATCAGTTGAACCCGCGTCTTGTGGGCGATGAGAATGGTGGCTGCTGGATTATCTGGGATGATGGCAGGGTGCAGGATCATCCTCATGAAGATATCTATTTTCAGCATATAGATGGCAGTGGTAATGCAGTATTGGAAACCAATGGCAGGATAGTATGTGATGCTTTTGGACTTCAAAGTGCACCATTGATCAAAAAAGATGTAAATAATCAGATATATTTGATCTGGAGTGATGAACGTACAGGATCAGTAGGGATACGTGAGCAATTGATTGATGCTGACGGTAATTTTCTTCTGGATGATGATGAGAATGAAATATATTATGGATTATGTGGAGACGGCACCAATTATCAGATACTTGGCAAGCCTGACAGCAGAATGCTGTTCTGGGAAGATACCCGTAAATCTGTGATAGCCAGCCAGATATATATGCAGGTGATGAATGACGACGGCAGTTTTGGCTTAATAGAAGATGGAGTTCCTATCACAGAGATGACAGGAGCTAACCAATTGAACATGCAGAGTGAATTAATGGGTGATAATGCCGTTCTTGTCTGGGAAGAATTACGGGGAGATATGATAAAAACCTATACTCAGCTTGTAGATGAAGATGCTAATCACTACTGGGGTGACGCTGAAGGGATGGGACTTCAATTAAGTAACAGAGATACCAATCAGCATCATGCCCATTTATCAGTAATGGGCGATGCCGTATATTATGGCTGGTCAGATGTTGATCAAGATTTTGTCAATCCCACCTATCAGGTTTGTGCCCAGAAAGTAGTAAATGGGGAGATCCAATGGGATGAAGATGCTGTGATTGTGGCTGATAATGTTGGTGATGATGTTCTGCGTGATATAGTGGAGAATTACTTTATCTGGGAATTACAAACATCTCCTGATTTTGATGTTTATGTGAATAAACTCGATGACAATGGTGAAGTGTCAGCGAACTGGTCAGAAAATGGGATTCGAGTTTGTGGTGCAGTCCTCCATCAGCTTAATCCTCAGGCAATGATGACTTCAGCCGGTCTTCTGGTAATGTGGGAAGATTTACGTTCAGGAGTAGATGTTGATATCTATGGTCAGATAATTAGTGCTGATGGAGAAACATTATGGGAAGATGATGGAATTCCTTTTGTAGTGCAGTCAAACGATCAGTCAGGCTTTCAGATGGAATATTATCAAGACAATATATATCTGATCTGGAATGATATGCGTGATAGTCTTGATTATGATATTTATATACAGAAATATGATCTGGATGGTAATGAACAATGGCAGGCTGGTGGAGTTCCTGTAGCTGTGAAGCCAGGTCAGCAGGCAAATCCTGCATTCACTTTTTTGGGCAACACAATTCTGGTTTACTGGGATGATCTTGTAGCGGAAAATGACATTAATTTATTTTCACAGAAATTATATCTGAATGGAACTTTAGTGGCTGGCTGGCCACAAGGTGGTACTGAAATTTGTGCTGCTATCAAGAACCAGCAGAATCCAGTAGCAGATACTGATGGAATAGAATATTCCTTTGTGATCTGGAGTGATTTCAGATCATCAGGAAAAACCGATATTTATAATATCTACGCTCAAAAGCTTAGTCATCCCGATAATGCACAGGATGTTAACGAGTTAGACGGTCTGATTGATATTAGTTTAAATAATTATCCTAATCCTTTCCATACAGGCACAATTCTCTCCTTTGATCTCGGCAGAGATTATCTTGAGGATGGAGTTGTGGAAATATTCAATGTGAAAGGACAAAAAGTGAGAACACTGGAAGCGACTACAAATCAGGTTTACTGGGATGGCTGTAATACAAATGGCAAACTTGCAGCAACTGGAATTTATATGTACCAGTTCAGTAATAAGAATTTTAGCAGTACAGTATCAAAGATGATCCTGATAAAATAA